A genomic region of Miscanthus floridulus cultivar M001 chromosome 3, ASM1932011v1, whole genome shotgun sequence contains the following coding sequences:
- the LOC136542011 gene encoding uncharacterized protein, translated as MSHRSERRLASAVVRLPGRSRVSASPSPRRRSQSPSPRRDRRRRDRSPIPYRDRSPSPYRTRRRDHSPIPYHDRHGRSPSPYRDRRRQWSPYHNERGRDRDRVLPVRNGGGAWSDDDDDDKELQGLSYFEYRRLKRQKLRKSKKRCIWNITPSPPRVEGDEENYGYSDVEEEKASPKGSPEASEEESKDASESESGESDSLSESSESEASKRKKKGRKNSRRSSKRSHRRHRHRSYNSEIEDESESDDDSVGSYDSEDSRDRSKKRSRRHNRSKKRGRSSRRKKRRSQDTASEQSSEEEVEEDSKKKSKSSKRKRSMRSDSEESVPSDATPDDVKEVEETKVPEIDPEAIKFKEMLEAQKKAALENDMPVGPMPLPRADGHISYGGALRPGEGDAIAQYVQQGKRIPRRGEVGLSAEEIQKFEDLGYVMSGSRHQRMNAIRIRKENQVYSAEDKRALAMFNYEEKSKREHKVMADLQRLVQRTIGHDVGPSHDPFATTDG; from the coding sequence ATGTCCCACCGCTCGGAGCGCCGCCTCGCCTCTGCCGTGGTGCGCCTCCCCGGCCGTTCCAGAGTCTCCGCCTCGCCATCCCCGCGCCGTCGCTCGCAGTCCCCATCCCCGCGCcgtgaccgccgccgccgcgaccgcTCCCCGATCCCTTACCGCGACCGCTCCCCAAGCCCTTATCGAACCCGTCGCCGTGACCACTCCCCGATCCCCTACCACGACCGCCACGGCCGCTCCCCGAGCCCCTACCGCGACCGCCGCCGCCAGTGGTCGCCATACCACAACGAGCGCGGCCGGGACCGTGACCGGGTCCTGCCCGTTCGTAACGGCGGGGGAGCCTggtctgacgacgatgacgacgacaagGAACTCCAGGGCCTCAGCTACTTCGAGTACCGCCGCCTGAAGCGCCAGAAGCTCCGCAAGAGCAAGAAGCGGTGCATCTGGAACATCACACCCAGCCCGCCCCGTGTTGAGGGCGACGAGGAGAACTACGGCTACAGCGACGTGGAAGAGGAGAAGGCATCTCCGAAGGGCTCGCCGGAGGCTAGCGAGGAGGAGAGCAAGGATGCGTCGGAGTCCGAATCCGGTGAGTCTGATAGCCTGTCTGAGTCCAGCGAATCTGAAGCTtctaagaggaagaagaaagggaggaaaaacagtCGCCGTAGTAGCAAGCGCAGCCATcggcgccaccgccaccgctcaTACAATTCTGAGATTGAGGATGAAAGCGAGAGCGACGATGATTCTGTGGGCTCTTATGATTCGGAGGATTCTAGGGATAGGAGCAAAAAGAGGTCGCGTAGGCATAATAGATCTAAGAAGAGGGGCAGGAGCtccaggaggaagaagaggaggagccaGGATACAGCCTCCGAGCAAAGCTCTGAGGAGGAAGTGGAGGAGGATAGTAAGAAAAAGAGTAAGAGCTCGAAGAGGAAGCGGAGCATGCGATCTGATTCCGAAGAATCAGTCCCTTCTGATGCCACCCCTGATGATgtaaaagaagttgaagaaacaAAAGTTCCAGAAATTGATCcagaagcaatcaagttcaaggaAATGCTTGAGGCCCAGAAGAAGGCTGCCTTAGAGAATGATATGCCTGTTGGTCCAATGCCACTTCCACGCGCGGATGGGCATATTAGTTATGGTGGTGCATTGAGGCCTGGAGAAGGTGATGCTATTGCACAGTATGTTCAGCAAGGGAAGCGTATCCCACGACGTGGTGAAGTTGGTCTGTCTGCAGAAGAGATTCAGAAGTTCGAGGATTTGGGGTATGTGATGAGTGGCAGTAGGCACCAAAGGATGAATGCTATCCGTATAAGGAAGGAAAACCAGGTTTACAGTGCTGAGGATAAGAGGGCGTTGGCCATGTTTAACTACGAGGAGAAGTCGAAGCGGGAGCACAAGGTTATGGCTGACTTGCAGCGCTTGGTGCAGAGAACCATTGGCCACGATGTGGGACCTTCGCATGATCCATTTGCTACTACGGATGGTTGA
- the LOC136542012 gene encoding 2-hydroxyisoflavanone dehydratase-like: MDSSSRVIAFDCSSFRLYMDGQVERAAQRMETVPAGFDADTGVTSKDVVTDVATGATVRLYLPPVQGAATTKLPIVVFFHGGYFIVGSAGEPMYHRYVNSLVARARVVAVSVDYRLAPEHPLPAAYDDSWAALKWAVSGADPWLSDHGDLGRVFLVGVSAGGNIVHNMAVSVGVSGLPAAEPPRIEGVILLHPSFSGEQKMEAEEGEFWRANNNRWAVIFPSATGGADDPRINPMAAGAPSLSKLVGQRLLVCTASLDPRAPRGAAYCEAVRASGWRGKVEWFETEGEGHGFFVLDPGSHKSGEVMDRVVAFLADL; the protein is encoded by the coding sequence ATGGATTCCAGCAGCAGAGTGATCGCCTTCGATTGCAGCTCCTTCCGACTATACATGGACGGCCAAGTCGAACGTGCTGCCCAACGCATGGAAACCGTGCCCGCCGGCTTCGACGCGGACACGGGCGTGACCTCCAAAGACGTCGTCACCGACGTCGCCACCGGCGCCACCGTGCGGCTCTACCTACCACCTGTCCAGGGAGCAGCCACGACGAAGCTCCCGATCGTCGTCTTCTTCCACGGCGGCTACTTCATCGTCGGCTCAGCCGGCGAACCTATGTACCACCGCTATGTCAACTCGCTGGTCGCCAGAGCACGCGTCGTCGCTGTCTCCGTCGACTACCGCCTCGCGCCAGAGCACCCGCTCCCGGCAGCCTACGACGACTCCTGGGCCGCGCTCAAGTGGGCGGTCTCCGGCGCGGACCCGTGGCTGTCCGACCACGGCGACCTCGGCCGTGTCTTCCTGGTCGGCGTCAGCGCCGGCGGTAACATCGTCCACAACATGGCCGTCTCCGTGGGCGTGAGCGGCTTGCCAGCCGCCGAACCGCCGCGCATAGAAGGCGTGATCCTGCTCCACCCTTCCTTCTCCGGCGAACAGAAGATGGAGGCCGAAGAAGGGGAGTTCTGGCGAGCTAACAATAACAGGTGGGCGGTCATCTTCCCGAGCGCGACGGGCGGGGCGGACGATCCAAGGATTAACCCGATGGCGGCCGGCGCGCCGAGCCTGTCGAAGCTAGTGGGTCAGAGGTTGCTCGTCTGCACGGCTTCTTTGGACCCGAGGGCGCCGAGGGGGGCGGCATACTGCGAGGCCGTGCGGGCCAGCGGGTGGCGCGGGAAGGTGGAGTGGTTCGAGACAGAAGGTGAGGGCCACGGTTTCTTCGTCCTCGACCCCGGCAGCCACAAGAGTGGTGAGGTTATGGATCGAGTGGTTGCTTTCCTTGCGGACCTGTGA